One Paraburkholderia sp. HP33-1 genomic region harbors:
- a CDS encoding isochorismatase family protein, with protein sequence MSTRSQADVLALYAERGLGGVLKAGGRPAVIVVDLIYGFTDPTFPAGGNLDQVVDSTLTLLDRAREAGVPVLYTTIAWTRPMQANSVWLRKMPAMLGLIEGSHWVEVDARLKATVGEVVITKRGASAFSGTDLANQLTALGIDTLIVCGATTSGCVRATVVDGCMLGYTCLVPRECVGDRAVGPHEANLFDIQAKYGDVIELDGALKVISAARAAA encoded by the coding sequence ATGAGCACGCGATCGCAGGCGGATGTATTGGCGCTGTATGCCGAGCGGGGGCTCGGTGGTGTGCTGAAGGCCGGGGGGCGGCCCGCCGTGATCGTCGTCGATCTGATCTACGGCTTCACTGATCCGACATTTCCGGCCGGCGGTAATCTCGATCAGGTCGTCGATTCGACGCTGACGCTGTTGGATCGGGCGCGGGAAGCGGGTGTGCCGGTGCTTTACACGACCATTGCGTGGACCAGGCCCATGCAGGCCAACAGCGTCTGGCTGCGCAAGATGCCAGCGATGCTCGGGCTGATCGAAGGGTCGCACTGGGTCGAAGTGGATGCCCGTCTCAAGGCGACCGTGGGCGAGGTCGTGATCACCAAGCGTGGCGCGTCAGCGTTCAGCGGAACCGATCTGGCGAACCAGCTGACTGCACTCGGTATCGACACACTGATCGTGTGTGGCGCAACGACTTCCGGCTGCGTGCGCGCAACGGTGGTGGACGGGTGCATGCTCGGCTATACGTGCCTCGTGCCACGCGAATGCGTGGGCGATCGCGCAGTCGGGCCACATGAGGCAAACCTGTTCGATATTCAGGCAAAGTACGGCGACGTCATCGAGC